GCCATCTTCGCGGCATTGATCGCCTTCGAGGCAGCAATCGCATTGCGTTCAATGCACGGAATCTGCACGAGTCCACCAATGGGATCGCACGTGAGTCCGAGGTTGTGTTCCATCGCAATCTCGGCCGCATTCTCGACCTGTGCGGGAGTTCCACCGAGAATCTCTGCGAGCCCCGCGGCGGCCATGGAGGAGGCTGAGCCAACCTCGCCCTGACATCCGACCTCGGCTCCCGAGATGGAAGCCATGCGCTTGTAGAGCACGCCCACGGCCGCGCTGGCCAGCAAGAAGCGCACGGTTGCGTCATCCTTCGTCGCCTGGTCGGCGTCTTTCATGCCTGGTGCGTAGTGGGTCGCGTAGAACAGCACGGCCGGGATGATGCCGGCAGCACCGTTGGTGGGGGCAGTGACGACCCGGCCACCCGAGGCATTTTCTTCGTTGACGGCGAGAGCCACAAGGTTGACCCATTCCTGCCAAAAGTTGGGATCGCGGTTGGGGTCTTCTTCGCGCAGGCGTCGGTGCCAGTCGGGGGCCCGGCGACGTACCTTCAAGTTACCGGGCAGGTTGCCGGTGCGTTCAAGGCTATTGTTCTTGCACTCATCCATGACATCGCGGATGTGCAGAAGGCCAGCAACCACCTCAGACTCGGGGCGGCGCGCCAACTCGTTGCGCAACATCACGCCGCTGAAGCTGAGCCCTTCGGCGCGACAGTGCGCGAGCAATTGCGCTGCAGTGCGGAACGGCAGAGGATCAGCCACGGCGGCTGGGCCGCTAGAGGAGCTGCCATCGCGGTTATCGCCCTCGCGATAGATGAAACCGCCGCCGATCGAGAAGTAGGTTGCCTCGAGAATTGCGGCGCCATCCGCATCGTATGCCGCAAAGCGCATGCCGTTCGGATGCCCGTCGAGCACGGTGAGCGGGTGCAGGGCAATATCGGACGCGCGGAACGGCACATCGTGACTCGCGCCCAAGCGCAACACTCCGGATTCTTCGATGCGGGCCAGAATCTGTTCCATCTCCGCGGGGAGAACCTGGTCGGGGAGCTTGCCTTCCAAGCCAATGAGCACCGCGCTCATCGTGCCGTGGCCAGCACCGGTTGCGGCGAGAGAGCCATAGAGGCGAACGCTGAGAGTGGCGACCGAGTCGAGCATCTCGTGTTCGGAAAGATCAGCGGCAAATGACGCAGCCGCGCGCATGGGGCCAACCGTGTGTGAACTGGACGGGCCAATGCCGACCGTGAACAGATCGAAGCTGCTGAGGGGCACCTCTTCGAGCGAGGGCGTTGGTACTTCGGTTCGGGGGGTCAGATTGCGAATGGCCACGGTGACTCCGTTTCTTCACCACACTGCGTCGTGCGGGCGTCGTTGAGTCCTCTCCGCTCTGTATCGGGCCTGAGAGTTTCCGCACGCTTGTGGCGTTGCGTTGCCCCGTCGGCGAGTCGGACAGGGCCGACTACTTTTCAGAGTTGCCTATCCACTGCGGTACTGGGGCCTGAGAGATTCCCGGAGAGGGTTTGCTCCTACGGCGCCAACCATCGATCGGAAGGACTCTCCCGCAGCAGAATGACGGCTGTTCACTTGTGCCATCAGCATACACTTGAGCCTGCCTCGCAGACCCGTCAATCTCGCGCCGGACTGGTGCTCAGTCGAGCGGGCGTTCCGCCACTCAGCGCTGCGAAACGCGCGCTCGTAAAGACCGCTTAGTCCTCGGGGTCTGAGGGATCGATCGGCTCGTGGTGGTCAGCGTTTGTCACTCCACGGCGCCAGTAACCGTCGGCTGTCACTTGCTGCTTGGGAAGGCCTAGCTCACGACGCAGGTAGCGGCGGAGCGGAACCAGAGTTGTCGCTTCTCCCGCAAGGAAAACGAAGGTCGACTCGCCGATTTCGCCGAGCGCGCGCAAGGCGGCTTCCAGCTGACCGAGGCCGTCGCGACGATAGAACCAACCGGCATCCATGCGTGACTTCAGCTCGTCACTGAAGTAGCTCTCAAGGCCTTCGTCGGCGACATCGAACAGGGCGGTGATGTTTACCGAGGTGGGCAGCATATCGATCCAGCGAGAGGCTGCCGGGAACGCAGTCTCGTCCGCGATCAGGATGACGTGGGTTGCACCAACGGGCAGCAGTCGTGATCCCCGCGGACCGGCAATCACGAGGCTGTCGCCAACGGCGGCTTTTCCGGCCCAAGCGGAGGCAGGTCCCTCGTCTCCGTGGACGACGAAGTCGATGTCGAGCTCGTGACGACCAGCATCGCTGCGGAAGCCGAGCGGGGTGTAGTCACGCGAAATAACCTTGCCCTCGCCCTTGGGCTTCTTGATTCCCTCGGCGGTCATCGTGGGTGCAGTGAGCACGCCGGTTGCGGGGTCGGGAAAGAACACCTTGACGTGGTCGGTGGGGCCGCTGCTGACAAATCCGGCGAGTTCATCACCGCGAAGGGTGATGCGCGCTATCGACGGTGCCGGGTGGCTGACGGCGCTGACGGTCACGTGGCGGATGACGAGGGGATGCTTGACGGAGTCACGTTCAATTGTCATAGGCGATGGGCGCGGACGCCAGCTCATTTCACTAAAAGTTAGGCTTACCTAACTACTGTAACCCTCGCTTGCTGGGAGAGCTAGAGTGACGGCGCGGTTTCTGTCGTCGTGATCGAGATCTCGCCCTCAAGTGAGCGATGCACAGGGCACTTATCGGCAATGACGAGAAGCGAAGCACGTTGCTCATCGGTGAGGTCGCCTTCGAACGTGAGCTCACGTGTGAAGTGCTCGACCATTCCCTCGGTCGAGGTGCAGTGCTCGCACGCGGCCGCGTCGATACGCTCGCGACTCAGCCGAACACTGACCGACTTCAACGGCATCTTCTTACGGTCGGCGTACATCCTGATGGTGATGGAAGTGCAGCTTCCGAGCCCGGCCAAGACAAGGTCATAGGGTGCTGGGCCATGGTTTTCGCTTAATGGTGCAGGCTCATCCGAAATAAATTCGTGGCCCGAGGCGAAGACGCGCTGTTCGTAGCGCGCAGGGCCGCTCTCGGTGACGATCACCGAACTGCCGTCCTCAGTGATAGTCGCGCTCGGGCTGGCGACCGCAGCAGTGTTTACGGGAGTGTCGCTCTTCGCCGGCTGAGCAGCTGTGGAGTGGTCGAAAGCGTAGCGGGCCGACCACGCTGCGATGATGCTGGCGGCGAAAGCAGCGTCATCCCGATTGCTCAGCAAATGATCCGCACCATCGAGCGCCACGAAGGACTTGGGATGCTTCGCCGTTTCGAAGATCTCGCGCGCATTGTCGACGCCCACCGTCTGATCGATGGGGGAGTGCATGACCAAAAGTGCGGCATCCAAATCGCGCAGTCGCGCGGACTGAGGCTGGGCAGCAATGTCGTCGAGGAGTTGCTTGCGAATGCGGAACTCGCGGCCGCCCAGCTGAACCATTGCTTCTCCTTCAGCCACGATTTCGGCACTGGCGTGAGAGAAGAGGTTGGAGATGTGGGCGGGATCGCTTGGGCTGCCGAGGGTGACGACAGCACGTGTGGAGGGCACACGATGCGCTGCAGCGAGCACGGCGGCTCCACCGAGGGAGTGCCCGATGAGAATCGTGGGGGCGCGGTAGTTGGTGCCGAGATATTCGGTGGCAGCAACGACATCGTCGATGTTGGAACTGAAGTTGGTGTTGGAGAAATCTCCGTCGGAGCCGCCCAGACCGGTGAAATCGAACCGCAACACGGCGATGCCATAGTCAACGAGCGCTTTTGAAATGCGCGACGCAGCGAAGGAATCCTTCGAGCATGTAAAGCAGTGGGCGAAGAGGGCATAGGCAGAAGGGGTGCCGTCGGGGAGGTCGAGGCGGGCCGCCAGCATGGAATCGTTGGAGCCGGGGAATTCGATCTTCATTATCCGTTACCGCTTTCGTGTCGACTTGCTCCAGCGTTTCTCATCCGGATAACGGATGCAACGTCTCCGTGCTCTCAGTTCTTCCCGTTAACGCCAGAACGGCTGGCAAAGACAGTGTCTTCGCCAGCCGTTCTGAAAAGAAAATTACTCTGCGGCACCGGCAAGCGAACCGCTGATCTGGTCACCTGAGGGGTCGTAGACAAGACACAAGATCTCGCGGTCGCCCTCTGACCAGCTGCCCTCGGTGGGGTAGTACCAGGAGAAGTCGTAAACCGAGTCTTCGTACTCTGCGCCGATAAAGGTTCCGAACTCTGCGTAGCAGTCAGCCGTAGCCTGATCTTCGATCGCTGAGTCGCCGGGGAAGTCTCCCTCGGCCATGTACGAGGCAGCGTAAACCTCGGCATCGTGCGGCTCGGCGCAGTCGACGGTCTTGGTGCTGGAAACTTCGCCACCATCTTGGTTGCCGACTTCGCAGTCACCAATAACGAGGCTGAAGATGTCTTGAGTGGTGCCGGCTCCGGGGTCGACGGCATCGGAAATTTCGTTCGTAACTTGATCGAGGATGCTGCAGCCACTGAGCGCCACGGCTGCAACAGCAATGGTGGCGATGGCGAGCGTCCGGCGCCAGATGTTCTCTGTCGTCATGGAAGTGGGTCTCTTTCGTCTGAGGTGGTCACGCTTCGTTCTGGTCAAGCTTAGTGAAACACAGCACATTCACAGGTGGCGGAAGCGGGTGAAAAGCTAGTGAGAGCCCAAAAACCCCAGAACTTCGTCATGAAGAACGCCATTTGTTGCCAGAGCGTTACCTTCCCACGGTCCGGGAATGCCTTCAACTGAAGTGAAACGACCGCCGGCCTCCAACACAATAGGGATCAGAGCCGCCATATCGTACGGCTTCAGATCGAATTCGCCCACGACATCGAGCGCACCTTCGGCAAGCAACATGTACGCCCACATGTCGCCGATCGCGCGTGAACGCCACGTGGCGCGCGTCAAGGCGACGACAGCATCGAGGCGACCAGCTTCATCCCAGCCCGGCAGGCTGTTGTAGCTGATGGATGCCGCCTCAAGCGAGGAGACCTTGCTTACTGAAATCTGTTCGGGCTCGCCATCGTGGGCCTGAGCAAAAGCGCCGTGACCAATAGCCGCCCACCACCGCTTGCCGAGAGCGGGGGAACTGACCACGCCAACCTGGGGTACGCCATCGATGACGAGCGAGATGAGCGTTCCCCAGATGGGGACGCCGCGCAAAAAGTTGGAGGTGCCATCGATGGGATCGATAATCCACTGGCGGTTCGAGTCTCCGGCCTCGCCATACTCTTCTCCGAGAATCGAGTCTCCAGGGCGGGCAGCAGCAATTCCGGCACGGATGCTGCGCTCAACAGCCTTGTCGGCATCCGTGACTGGCGTGCGGTCGGGCTTAGTCGTGACTTCGAGATCGAGCGCGGTGAAGCGGTCGAGCGAGATGAGGTCGGCGTCGCCAGCGAGGGCGAGCGCGAGGGAAAGATCGTCGGCGAGAGTGTATTCGGTCACGACTACACGCTAGCGGAACCGAGTGTCGTGATGAGCCGCTGGAACGAGTCGAGGCGCAACTTGCCGACCTCGCCGAGCGCTCCGGCTGCGACGGCTTCAGCGATCGCGCAGTCGGGAGCATCGGGCAAGTGAGTGCAGCCGCGCGGACATTCTTGGGCAAGCTCGGCCAAGTCGGTAAACGACGACAAGATCTTGCTCGGGTCGATGTGACCGAGGCCAAAAGATCGAACTCCAGGAGTATCGACGACCCAGCCGGTGCCCACACGATAGGAAATCGTCGATGACGAGGTGTGACGCCCGCGCCCTGTGACCGCGTTGACATGGCCAACCGCCCGATTAGCGTCGGGAACAAGCGCGTTCACGAGTGTCGATTTTCCCACCCCCGAGTGGCCAACGGCGACCGTCGTGTGTCCATCGAGCAGGGCGCGTAACTCTTCGAGAGGGACTTCATCAGAACGGCTCTCAATCACCGTCAGATCGAGACCCGCGAAGTTCTCCAAGAACGGCGTCGGATCTTGCAGGTCAGTCTTGGTGATGCACAGGATGGGATCAATCCCCGCATCGAAGGCCGCCACGAGATAGCGGTCGACGAGTCGCGGTCGCGGCTCCGGGTCGGCGGCGGCAACAACGATGAGCATCTGGTCGGCGTTGGCAACAATGATGCGTTCGACGGCATCCGTGTCATCAGCGCTGCGGCGAAGCAGCGTGGTGCGCTCGCGGATGCGCACGATGCGCGCGAGAGTGCCTTCTGTGCCGGTCGTATCGCCGACGAGATCGACCCAGTCACCCGTAACGACAGACACTTTGCCCTGTTGGTTGCGGCCGAGTTCGCGGGCACGAGCGGCGATGATCTGGCGTTCGTCTGGTGTGCCCTCGTCTACCCAGACGCCGTAGCGGCCCCGATCGACGCTAAAGACGCGTCCTTCAATGGCGTCCGCGTGGTCGGGGCGAATCTTGCTCCGCGGTTTGTTGGCTTTAGGGTTCGGTCGCATGCGAATCGAACTCTCGTCGTATTCGCTGTACTTGCGGTCGTCATCGTCGTCATCGCCTGTAAGCCAGCTCATCGTTAGAGCAATCCGAGAGTGTCAGTGGTCAGCGGAGCATCACCGACGAGCGTGCGCCACAGCTCAGGGAACTGGGGGAGAGTCTTGGCGGTCGCGTCGATGCCCTCGATCTCCACGCCATCAATGGCAAGGCCAATGATCGCGCCGGCGGTCGACATGCGGTGGTCTTCGTAGCTGTGCCACACACCACCGTGGAGCTGGGCTGGCTCAATGTGGAGACCGTCGTCGAGTTCGGTGACGGATCCGCCGAGTGCGTTGATCTCGGTGCGTAAGGCTGCGAGACGGTCGGTTTCGTGGCCGCGCAAGTGGCCGATTCCCGTGATTGTGCTCGCGGACGACGCGAGTGCTGCGATCGCCACGATCGCGGGAGCGAGCTCGCCACCGGTAGAGAGGTCGAGCTCAATTCCGGGGTAACGGTGACCGCCCACCACGCCTACGCCGCCATCGACAGTGAGCGCACCATCTTTGCGCGTGACCGTCGCGCCGAAAAGGGGAAGAAGGTGCTCAAGGTCAGCACCGACCTGAGTGGTCGACTCTGGCCAGCCTTCAATCGTGACCGTTCCGCCGGCCACGATCGCGGCAGCCAAGAACGGCGCTGCGTTAGAGAGGTCGGGCTCGAGTGCCACATCGATCGCGCGGATCGGGCCAGCGGGAACAACCCACACCCCGGGTTCCGGGCTCTCGACAACGACGCCTCGAGCAGCGAGGCACTCAATCGTCATTTCGATGTGCGGCATGCTGGGCAGCTTGTCGCCGGTGTGACGCAGCGTGAGCCCCTTCTCGAAGCGTGCTGCCGCTAGAAGAAGACCAGAAACGAATTGGCTGGATGCCGAGGCATCGATGCTGACGTCGCCGCCGGCAACCGTGCCCATGCCATACAGGCTGAAGGGGAGGGTTCCGCGACCGTCGTCGGAGACATCCACGCCGAGCGCTCGCAGTGAGTCAATCGTGGTGCGCATGGGACGACGAAGGGCTGCTTCGTCGCCATCGAAAGCGACCGGCCCGAGGGCGAGCGCCGCAACGGGCGGCAGGAAACGCATGACCGTTCCCGCGAGACCACAATCGATTGAGGTGCCACCTTCGAGTTCGCCCGGGGTGATCTGCAGGTCGGGTCCAAACGCGTTCCCCGTCGCGATCTCGTCAATTCCCACGCCGAGCGCGCGAAGAGCCTGAATCATGAGAGCGCTATCGCGCGAATGAAGGGGCGAGTGCAAACGAGAGGGGCCATCGGCCAGTGCGGCCAAGACCAGTTCGCGGTTCGTGAGACTCTTGCTGCCCGGCAAACTCAGTGACGCCGTGAGGGCATGCGAAACGGTGGGCGCGGGCCAGTTTCCGGGCACCGTGGTGTCTGGCACCGTCTCATCGTCATACGGGCTGAACTCTGGGTTGGAATACTTAGATACGAACATCAGTTACTAAGAGTATCGGCGTTTAAGACCCCACGGAGGAGGCGCCCGCATGACCGCAGTACTGAACACTCAGCAGGATGCCGTCATCAGCGAACTAGAATTGTCGCTAATGACTACCGACAGAATTGAGCCCAGCGCTACTGATGCTGCCGCTGACGAGAAGCGACGACTGTTTGAAGAGCAAGCGCTGCCCTTTATGGACCAGCTTTTTGGCGCTGCCATGCGTATGACCCGCAACCCCACGGACGCTGCAGATCTCGTTCAAGAGACCTTCGTTAAAGCGTTCCAGGCGTTCGGGCAATACCAGCAGGGCACGAACCTGAAGGCCTGGCTATACCGCATCCAGACCAACACGTTTATCAACATCTATCGCAAGAATCAGCGCAATCCCTATCAGGGCACGATCGATGAACTCGAAGACTGGCAATTGGGCGGCGCAGAATCCGTCACCCAGTCGGTCTCGACCCGGTCTGCTGAAGCCGAGGCGATTGACCACCTGCCCGACAGTGCGGTGAAGGATGCCCTGCAGTCGATTCCCGAAGACTTCCGCCTCGCGGTCTACTTCGCCGACGTTGAGGGCTTCTCCTATCAGGAGATCGCCGACATCATGAAAACCCCCGTAGGCACCGTAATGAGCCGACTGCACCGTGGCCGTCGTATGTTGCGCGAACTACTGGCCGACTACGCGCGTGACCGCACCCCCGTCACGCCAGCAGCATCAAGGAGCACCAAATGACCGACTGCGGTTGCGAAAAAGCAAAAGCTGAACTCGAGGAATACCTCGACCGCGAACTCAACGAGGCCGACTTTCAGGATGTCTCAAACCATCTCGACAACTGCGAATCCTGCTCGAGCGAACACCTTGTGGCACTCGCGTTAAAGCTCAAGGTCAAGCAGGCCTGCCGTGAGACGGCACCCGACGATCTGCGCAGTGCGATTTTGTCGAAGCTGGCGGGCGCCTAAACACTCTCTAGCGTTGAGCGCCTCAGGCGGCTCACCGCACACGCGAAAGCGGGCACTCTCCGAAGAGGATGCCCGCTTTCGTCGTTAACGCGGTTGCGGTTACGGCTGAGTAATCGCGTGGTCGATCAGTTCGGCCTGCTCGAGAGCGCTGCGCTTCGACGAACCGGTCGCCGGTGAGGCGGATGCCGGACGCGAGGCGAGCTTGATCTCGCGCGACTCAAGGTGGCGCTGCAGTTCCAAGCTAATGAACGGCCAGGCACCCTGGTTCTCGGGCTCATCCTGAGTCCACACGATGTCTGCGTTCGGGTACTGGCTGAGAACCACATTCATGTCGGCAACGGGGAGCGGGTAGAACTGCTCCATGCGCACTACGGCAATGTGCTTGATCTCGCGCTTGTCGAGTTCGGCAGCGATGTCGTAGTAGGTCTTTCCCGACGTCACGATGACGCGAGTGACGGCCGACTTGTCGTCGAGACGAACATCGTCGAGAACGGGCTCGAAGCGACCACTCGTGAAGTCGGCGACGTCGCTGGTGGCACCGCGCAGGCGAAGCATCGCCTTCGGGGTGAACACGATCAGCGGACGGCGCGGACGCGAGTAGGCCTGGCGACGCAGCAAGTGGAAATACGATGCCGGCGTCGATGGGCGTGCCACGATCATGTTGTTCTCGGCACACATCTGCAAGTAGCGCTCGATGCGGGCGGACGAATGATCGGGGCCCTGACCTTCATAGCCGTGCGGCAGCAGCATGACGACGCTTGAACGCTGCGCCCACTTCTGCTCGGCGCTCGAAATGAACTCGTCAACGACAATCTGGGCGCCGTTGGCGAAGTCACCGAACTGGGCTTCCCACATGACGAGAGCGTCCGCACGCTCGACCGAGTAACCGTACTCGAAGCCGAGAGCGGCGTACTCGCTGAGCAGCGAATCGTAGATCCAGAAGCGTGACTGGTTTTCGGAAAGGTTTTGCAGCGGCAACCACTCTTGACCATTTTCACGGTCGTGGAGCACGGCGTGGCGCTGCACGAAGGTGCCGCGGCGAGCATCCTGACCGGCCATACGCACCGGGGTGCCTTCGAGAAGCACAGAACCGATAGCGAGCAACTCGGCGAAAGCCCAGTCAATGCCGCCCTTGCGGCTCATGTCGGTGCGCTTCTTCAGCAGAGCCTGCAGCTTCTTGTGCACGGTGAAGTTTGCCGGGGGGTTAGCGTGCGCGTCGCCGATGAGCTGAACGACGCTCTCGTCGATGCCCGTCGTGATGGGCTCTCCGATGGCGTCGTCGCGCTGCGAGCCGGGACGCTCAAGGTCAGAAACACCGTTGCCATCCTTGGTGAGGATCGGCATCGAACCGGTCTGAGCGGCATGCGTTTCGGCAAAGGCTCGCTCAAGGCGGTCTTGGAAGTCCTGATGGCTGGCTTCGTACTCTTCCTGAGTGATGTCGCCACGACCGACGAGACCCTCGGTGTAGAGGGTACGAACGGAGCGCTTGGCTTCGATCAGGTTGTACATGAGCGGCTGCGTCATCGAGGGGTCATCGCCCTCGTTGTGGCCACGGCGGCGGTAACAGATGAGATCGATCACGACGTCGCGGTGGAACTTCTGACGGTAGGCGAAGGCGAGCTCAGAGACTCGAACAACTGCCTCAGGGTCGTCACCGTTCACGTGGAAGATCGGCGCCTGAACAGTCTTGGCAACATCCGTCGAGTACTGCGACGTGCGACCCTCGCTCGGTGGCGTTGTGAAGCCAACCTGGTTGTTGATGTTGACGTGGATGGTGCCACCCGTGCGGTAGGCACGCAGCTGCGACATCTGCAAGATCTCAACAACGATTCCCTGACCGGCCATAGCCGCGTCTCCGTGAACCATGACAGGCAGAACGGCGTAGGAACCGATCGGGCGACGGTCTTGCTTGGCGCGAACGATTCCCTCAAGCACGCCATCCACCGCTTCAAGGTGCGAAGGGTTAGCGGCAAGGT
This portion of the Salinibacterium sp. NK8237 genome encodes:
- a CDS encoding L-serine ammonia-lyase — translated: MAIRNLTPRTEVPTPSLEEVPLSSFDLFTVGIGPSSSHTVGPMRAAASFAADLSEHEMLDSVATLSVRLYGSLAATGAGHGTMSAVLIGLEGKLPDQVLPAEMEQILARIEESGVLRLGASHDVPFRASDIALHPLTVLDGHPNGMRFAAYDADGAAILEATYFSIGGGFIYREGDNRDGSSSSGPAAVADPLPFRTAAQLLAHCRAEGLSFSGVMLRNELARRPESEVVAGLLHIRDVMDECKNNSLERTGNLPGNLKVRRRAPDWHRRLREEDPNRDPNFWQEWVNLVALAVNEENASGGRVVTAPTNGAAGIIPAVLFYATHYAPGMKDADQATKDDATVRFLLASAAVGVLYKRMASISGAEVGCQGEVGSASSMAAAGLAEILGGTPAQVENAAEIAMEHNLGLTCDPIGGLVQIPCIERNAIAASKAINAAKMALWGDGEHRVSLDEVIITMAETGKDMSSRYKETSMGGLAVNVVEC
- a CDS encoding siderophore-interacting protein → MTIERDSVKHPLVIRHVTVSAVSHPAPSIARITLRGDELAGFVSSGPTDHVKVFFPDPATGVLTAPTMTAEGIKKPKGEGKVISRDYTPLGFRSDAGRHELDIDFVVHGDEGPASAWAGKAAVGDSLVIAGPRGSRLLPVGATHVILIADETAFPAASRWIDMLPTSVNITALFDVADEGLESYFSDELKSRMDAGWFYRRDGLGQLEAALRALGEIGESTFVFLAGEATTLVPLRRYLRRELGLPKQQVTADGYWRRGVTNADHHEPIDPSDPED
- a CDS encoding alpha/beta fold hydrolase gives rise to the protein MKIEFPGSNDSMLAARLDLPDGTPSAYALFAHCFTCSKDSFAASRISKALVDYGIAVLRFDFTGLGGSDGDFSNTNFSSNIDDVVAATEYLGTNYRAPTILIGHSLGGAAVLAAAHRVPSTRAVVTLGSPSDPAHISNLFSHASAEIVAEGEAMVQLGGREFRIRKQLLDDIAAQPQSARLRDLDAALLVMHSPIDQTVGVDNAREIFETAKHPKSFVALDGADHLLSNRDDAAFAASIIAAWSARYAFDHSTAAQPAKSDTPVNTAAVASPSATITEDGSSVIVTESGPARYEQRVFASGHEFISDEPAPLSENHGPAPYDLVLAGLGSCTSITIRMYADRKKMPLKSVSVRLSRERIDAAACEHCTSTEGMVEHFTRELTFEGDLTDEQRASLLVIADKCPVHRSLEGEISITTTETAPSL
- a CDS encoding septum formation family protein gives rise to the protein MTTENIWRRTLAIATIAVAAVALSGCSILDQVTNEISDAVDPGAGTTQDIFSLVIGDCEVGNQDGGEVSSTKTVDCAEPHDAEVYAASYMAEGDFPGDSAIEDQATADCYAEFGTFIGAEYEDSVYDFSWYYPTEGSWSEGDREILCLVYDPSGDQISGSLAGAAE
- a CDS encoding inositol monophosphatase family protein, with amino-acid sequence MTEYTLADDLSLALALAGDADLISLDRFTALDLEVTTKPDRTPVTDADKAVERSIRAGIAAARPGDSILGEEYGEAGDSNRQWIIDPIDGTSNFLRGVPIWGTLISLVIDGVPQVGVVSSPALGKRWWAAIGHGAFAQAHDGEPEQISVSKVSSLEAASISYNSLPGWDEAGRLDAVVALTRATWRSRAIGDMWAYMLLAEGALDVVGEFDLKPYDMAALIPIVLEAGGRFTSVEGIPGPWEGNALATNGVLHDEVLGFLGSH
- the rsgA gene encoding ribosome small subunit-dependent GTPase A — encoded protein: MSWLTGDDDDDDRKYSEYDESSIRMRPNPKANKPRSKIRPDHADAIEGRVFSVDRGRYGVWVDEGTPDERQIIAARARELGRNQQGKVSVVTGDWVDLVGDTTGTEGTLARIVRIRERTTLLRRSADDTDAVERIIVANADQMLIVVAAADPEPRPRLVDRYLVAAFDAGIDPILCITKTDLQDPTPFLENFAGLDLTVIESRSDEVPLEELRALLDGHTTVAVGHSGVGKSTLVNALVPDANRAVGHVNAVTGRGRHTSSSTISYRVGTGWVVDTPGVRSFGLGHIDPSKILSSFTDLAELAQECPRGCTHLPDAPDCAIAEAVAAGALGEVGKLRLDSFQRLITTLGSASV
- the aroA gene encoding 3-phosphoshikimate 1-carboxyvinyltransferase → MFVSKYSNPEFSPYDDETVPDTTVPGNWPAPTVSHALTASLSLPGSKSLTNRELVLAALADGPSRLHSPLHSRDSALMIQALRALGVGIDEIATGNAFGPDLQITPGELEGGTSIDCGLAGTVMRFLPPVAALALGPVAFDGDEAALRRPMRTTIDSLRALGVDVSDDGRGTLPFSLYGMGTVAGGDVSIDASASSQFVSGLLLAAARFEKGLTLRHTGDKLPSMPHIEMTIECLAARGVVVESPEPGVWVVPAGPIRAIDVALEPDLSNAAPFLAAAIVAGGTVTIEGWPESTTQVGADLEHLLPLFGATVTRKDGALTVDGGVGVVGGHRYPGIELDLSTGGELAPAIVAIAALASSASTITGIGHLRGHETDRLAALRTEINALGGSVTELDDGLHIEPAQLHGGVWHSYEDHRMSTAGAIIGLAIDGVEIEGIDATAKTLPQFPELWRTLVGDAPLTTDTLGLL
- a CDS encoding sigma-70 family RNA polymerase sigma factor, which codes for MTTDRIEPSATDAAADEKRRLFEEQALPFMDQLFGAAMRMTRNPTDAADLVQETFVKAFQAFGQYQQGTNLKAWLYRIQTNTFINIYRKNQRNPYQGTIDELEDWQLGGAESVTQSVSTRSAEAEAIDHLPDSAVKDALQSIPEDFRLAVYFADVEGFSYQEIADIMKTPVGTVMSRLHRGRRMLRELLADYARDRTPVTPAASRSTK
- a CDS encoding anti-sigma factor, which translates into the protein MTDCGCEKAKAELEEYLDRELNEADFQDVSNHLDNCESCSSEHLVALALKLKVKQACRETAPDDLRSAILSKLAGA